In bacterium, the genomic window GCATTGTTTGGGCACTCTGTACAGCAGATGCGTATATATCAGCACACTTCTACGGATTTGAAAGAAAAGGTAAGCTTGAAGTAGGATTTAGATTTTAAATATTTCACATGAACCATAAACCACAGATGAACACAGATATAGATGCAGGACTATGTGGACTGGAAGATGGGCTAAACTTGCTGGGGATTAGATTGTCAGATTTAGAGCTTAAGAAGTTTGAAATTTATCACAGAGAGCTATTAAACTGGTGTGAAAAGGTAAATCTTATCTCGGAAAGGGATAGGACAAAAATAGTTACTCGTCACTTCCTTGATTCCTTATCAGCAGCTGAATTTATACCACTCCGTGGTGAACCACATAGAGCTCGTGTCCTTGATGTTGGGAGTGGGGCTGGGTTTCCTGGTATTCCAATAAAGATTGCAAGACCTGATATTGAACTTGATATACTTGAGCCCAGGCTTAAGAGGGTTGAATTCCTTAATCATTTAATAAAGGCTATAGAGGTAGAGGCAAAAATTTATAGAGAAAGGGTGGAGGATTTCAAACTCAAGTCTTACGATGTCATACTTTCAAGGTCAGTCGGTAACCTCAAATGGCTTACTAAAGTGGCAGCCCCAATTTTAGCATCAGATGGTAGGATTGTGACCTATAAAGGTTCAAGATTCTCTGATGAGTTTAAAGAAGTCCGAGGATGGAATCTCATTTACAGGAAACAACGCGAATTTGTGGCTGGCACAATTGTAGTCTTAAAAAAGAAATATTAACCCCAAATAATGGCGTAAAGAAACCACGAATTTACACGAATGGGCACGAATTATATTTAACTTCAAAAAGATGCAAAAACATCTTCTTCTATGCAAGGCATTTTACCTAAAAAGTGAAACATCGCAAGTTTCTATTCCTTTGATCTCATTAGCGTTAATTCGTGTTTATTTGTGGTTAATGAATAATTTGAGTTAAATCTGACGTAAACTGAAAAAAGCTGTTTAAATCAATAAATATGGAGCTTAAAGAGGTAACACCTCAAGCAGTCTGTAAGTTGATTGACCATACATTACTGAAGCCTGAAGCTATTGAGTCAGAAATTAAAAAACTTTGCAATGAAGCGATTGAGTTTGGCTTTTTTGCTTGCTGTATCAATCCTTGTTGGGTAAAGCTAGTTGTCAATGAGCTAAAAGGGACAGGAGTCAAGGTATGCTCAGTAGTTGGCTTCCCCCTTGGGGCTACGACTGCTAAGGAAGAGGAGGCAGCTAAATGTGTAGATGATGGAGCAGATGAGCTTGATATGGTAATCAATATTGGATGGCTTAAGTCTGGCTTGTATCAGGAAGTAGAAGCTGACATAGAACAAGTTGTAGATGCAGCTCAAGGTAAGCTTGTTAAGGTAATACTTGAGACAGGTGTACTTACAAGGGAAGAGAAGATTCGTGGTGCCCAAATCACAATTGAGGCAGGCGCCAATTTTGTCAAGACGAGTACAGGGTTTGGGTATGGTGGTGCGACTATTGAAGATGTGAAACTGTTACGAAAAGTAGTGGGTCCAAATTTTGGTGTCAAAGCATCTGGTGGGATAAAGACATGGAAACAGGTGATTGAATTCATTCAAGCGGGTGCATCAAGGATTGGCACTTCTTCAGGTGTCCAAATTATTCAGCAATGCCCAGAATACAAAAAGCCTTAATGTAGATTAACTATCGCACAAGATACATCTTATTTGTCGCGGTATAGCCTACTGTCTCCAATCTGTAAAAGTAGATGCCACTCAACAAAATAATTAGTAGTCCGTTCTCCCCTATTTTATTATTTTTTCGTATCTTCGTTCCGAAGGATCCTGTGGAGATGATTTTTTGAATTGTCAGAC contains:
- the rsmG gene encoding 16S rRNA (guanine(527)-N(7))-methyltransferase RsmG encodes the protein MNTDIDAGLCGLEDGLNLLGIRLSDLELKKFEIYHRELLNWCEKVNLISERDRTKIVTRHFLDSLSAAEFIPLRGEPHRARVLDVGSGAGFPGIPIKIARPDIELDILEPRLKRVEFLNHLIKAIEVEAKIYRERVEDFKLKSYDVILSRSVGNLKWLTKVAAPILASDGRIVTYKGSRFSDEFKEVRGWNLIYRKQREFVAGTIVVLKKKY
- the deoC gene encoding deoxyribose-phosphate aldolase, translating into MELKEVTPQAVCKLIDHTLLKPEAIESEIKKLCNEAIEFGFFACCINPCWVKLVVNELKGTGVKVCSVVGFPLGATTAKEEEAAKCVDDGADELDMVINIGWLKSGLYQEVEADIEQVVDAAQGKLVKVILETGVLTREEKIRGAQITIEAGANFVKTSTGFGYGGATIEDVKLLRKVVGPNFGVKASGGIKTWKQVIEFIQAGASRIGTSSGVQIIQQCPEYKKP